In the Clostridium beijerinckii genome, one interval contains:
- a CDS encoding chemotaxis protein CheD translates to MVSAEVKVGIADLNLVLDPGTIMTIGLGSCIGIALYDRTVKVAGLAHIMLPDSTQFKSSTNPMKFADLAIPLLIDKMEKQGCKKRNLVAKIAGGASMFNFSDKSIISDIGKRNSDAVKKSLKEESIPIIAEETGGNKGRTMILYASDGKVILKVVGLGIVEL, encoded by the coding sequence ATGGTAAGTGCAGAAGTAAAAGTTGGAATAGCTGATCTAAATTTAGTACTCGACCCAGGAACAATAATGACAATAGGACTCGGATCATGTATAGGAATTGCCTTATATGATAGGACAGTTAAGGTGGCAGGATTAGCACATATAATGCTTCCTGATAGTACACAATTTAAAAGTAGTACAAACCCCATGAAATTTGCAGATTTAGCTATTCCACTATTAATTGATAAAATGGAAAAGCAAGGGTGTAAAAAGAGAAATCTCGTGGCTAAAATAGCTGGTGGAGCTTCAATGTTTAATTTTTCTGATAAGAGCATAATAAGCGATATTGGAAAAAGGAATAGTGATGCAGTGAAGAAAAGTTTAAAAGAAGAATCTATACCTATAATTGCTGAGGAGACAGGTGGAAATAAAGGTAGAACTATGATCCTTTATGCAAGTGATGGAAAAGTAATACTTAAAGTTGTAGGGCTTGGAATTGTAGAATTGTAG
- a CDS encoding chemotaxis protein CheW translates to MSSNEVKILIFGLNGEHYATDIKEVERILGYEEPTILPDSPSFVKGVINYEQSILPIISLSKKFNFGEDEENENRKIIVVKRDENKFGIIVENVYEVRDVSSDLMEEAPPITATIDKRYIAGLIKLKDNIVILLDLEKILSSEDEEKIF, encoded by the coding sequence ATGTCAAGTAATGAAGTGAAAATTTTAATATTTGGATTAAATGGAGAACATTACGCAACAGATATAAAAGAAGTTGAGAGGATTTTAGGATATGAAGAACCAACAATTCTTCCTGATTCGCCTAGTTTTGTAAAGGGAGTAATAAATTATGAACAAAGTATACTTCCAATAATTAGCTTATCCAAAAAGTTTAATTTTGGAGAAGATGAAGAAAATGAAAATAGAAAAATAATAGTTGTAAAAAGAGATGAAAATAAATTCGGAATTATTGTAGAAAATGTTTACGAAGTGCGAGATGTTAGTAGTGATTTAATGGAAGAAGCACCTCCTATAACAGCAACAATAGACAAAAGATATATAGCAGGTCTAATAAAATTAAAAGATAATATAGTTATTTTATTAGACTTAGAAAAGATACTGTCTTCAGAGGATGAAGAAAAAATCTTTTAG
- a CDS encoding DUF342 domain-containing protein yields MDLKFSGASLNECLEKASSELNLSKEVLKYRIIKEEKKFFRKKVEIEIIEVDENKSSIEEKEIIEELPETKEEFGAKIENGKIIITEYDNKDEIITIKTCPGVILIINGQKCDGITPVTSRDKIEYKFEENEPTRNINISITDDKMEAYVDIKSTPAHIYELVNQEYQKNLTIKKKNVDDKYPPKYTVKELKELLKSNGIKYGIIEKELESICNEHNIEKKLVAKGVPAVDDIPDEIQVLFHDSEELIHYKDSEEKVDYRNRFLIANVKVGDVIGEIIPGKSGNDGQDIYGVPVKRKTFKKTGVRLGEGCKLENNSIIATSEGKPAYKANTFVVNKLYKVDQVDLKSGNIDFVGNVEVVGNILEGMEVKAGNELHVGKNVESAMIRSSGEIFIGGNILNSTVTAGCENVEKKQYLESLKSLAHIIDDLVDSTVQVKEHNLLGSKKDGEIIKILIENKLKSLPKICRNILNYNMSEGIQHSDVTTFIINKLLGLGPLKINNINEFDIFKELLDEEICEMEDLMVIPTNVHLAYAQGSTIEASGSVFVTGKGQYTCNIIALENIEFTSEKAVCRGGTLSAGSEIKLKTVGSAAGVSTVLKVSKKGRITADIAYNNTIFCFGEKQIMLEVSSKNVEAYIDKTGEITIDKFIL; encoded by the coding sequence ATGGACTTGAAGTTTTCTGGAGCATCCTTAAATGAATGTCTTGAAAAAGCATCTTCTGAATTAAATCTTTCGAAAGAAGTTTTAAAATATAGAATAATTAAGGAAGAAAAGAAGTTTTTTAGAAAGAAAGTAGAGATAGAAATAATAGAAGTTGACGAAAATAAGAGCAGCATTGAAGAAAAGGAAATAATTGAAGAATTACCAGAAACTAAAGAAGAATTTGGAGCTAAGATTGAGAATGGGAAAATAATAATAACAGAATATGATAATAAAGATGAAATTATTACTATAAAAACTTGTCCGGGTGTAATTTTAATTATTAATGGGCAAAAATGTGATGGAATAACGCCTGTAACATCACGAGATAAAATTGAATATAAATTTGAAGAGAACGAGCCGACAAGAAACATAAATATATCAATTACAGATGATAAAATGGAGGCATATGTTGATATAAAATCAACCCCAGCTCATATATATGAATTAGTTAACCAAGAATATCAAAAAAATTTAACAATCAAAAAGAAGAATGTTGATGATAAATATCCACCAAAATATACAGTAAAAGAATTAAAAGAGTTGCTAAAGAGTAATGGAATTAAATATGGAATTATTGAAAAAGAATTAGAAAGTATATGCAATGAACATAATATAGAAAAAAAGTTAGTTGCAAAAGGAGTGCCTGCTGTAGATGACATTCCAGATGAGATTCAAGTTCTATTTCACGATTCAGAAGAATTAATTCATTACAAAGACTCAGAAGAAAAAGTTGATTATAGAAATAGATTTCTAATTGCAAATGTTAAAGTTGGAGACGTTATAGGCGAAATAATACCTGGAAAATCGGGAAATGATGGACAAGATATATATGGTGTTCCTGTTAAAAGAAAGACTTTTAAAAAGACGGGAGTAAGACTTGGAGAGGGATGTAAACTTGAAAACAATAGTATTATAGCAACGTCTGAGGGTAAGCCAGCTTATAAAGCAAATACATTTGTAGTAAATAAATTATACAAGGTAGATCAAGTAGATTTAAAAAGCGGAAACATAGATTTTGTTGGCAATGTTGAAGTTGTTGGTAATATTTTAGAAGGAATGGAAGTTAAAGCAGGGAATGAGCTTCATGTTGGCAAAAATGTAGAATCTGCAATGATCAGGTCTTCAGGAGAAATTTTTATAGGCGGAAATATATTGAATTCAACAGTGACAGCTGGATGTGAGAATGTTGAGAAAAAGCAGTATTTAGAAAGTTTGAAGAGTCTGGCTCATATTATTGATGATTTAGTTGATTCAACAGTGCAAGTAAAAGAACATAACTTACTAGGTTCAAAAAAAGATGGAGAAATAATTAAAATATTAATAGAGAATAAGTTGAAATCATTACCTAAAATATGTAGAAATATTTTGAATTATAATATGTCTGAAGGAATTCAGCATAGTGACGTTACAACATTTATAATAAATAAGCTATTGGGCTTAGGCCCACTTAAAATAAATAATATTAATGAATTTGATATTTTTAAGGAATTGTTAGATGAAGAAATTTGCGAAATGGAAGATTTGATGGTAATTCCTACAAACGTGCATTTAGCGTATGCTCAAGGGTCTACCATAGAAGCATCAGGGAGTGTTTTTGTTACAGGTAAAGGACAGTATACCTGTAACATAATAGCATTGGAAAATATAGAGTTTACCAGTGAAAAAGCTGTTTGTAGAGGTGGCACACTTTCAGCAGGATCTGAAATAAAGTTAAAGACAGTGGGAAGTGCAGCTGGAGTTAGTACTGTTTTAAAAGTCTCTAAAAAAGGAAGAATTACAGCTGATATAGCTTATAACAATACTATTTTCTGCTTTGGAGAAAAACAAATTATGTTAGAGGTTTCTTCTAAAAATGTAGAGGCATATATAGATAAAACTGGAGAAATAACAATTGATAAATTTATACTATAG
- a CDS encoding protein-glutamate methylesterase/protein-glutamine glutaminase produces the protein MGKIKIIVVDDSAFMRKAISDMIESESNFEVVAKFRDGRELVEKVEKYNPDLITLDVHMRDLDGLATLKELKRLGKSYPVIMLSSSTTEGSELTLECLDNGAISFITKPSGSISLDIAKVKNNLIEQIKSITSNVNSRKKLTSLEANKNNPITNNEIGLNNPNIIKEKTIHRVNSIPKNKKIDAVVIGASTGGPKALQEVLTKLPKNLGVPVFVVQHMPEGFTKVFSERLDKACNMKVVEATEGMRISNDTIYIAKGGQHMTVGSNNLIHLNEEPPIWGVRPAVDKLFNSAIKVYRGNLISVILTGMGRDGADGTANIKDNGGITISEDKSTCTIYGMPKAAFETGKVDLVAPLNEIAENIVKIIKQL, from the coding sequence GTGGGTAAGATAAAGATTATTGTTGTTGATGATTCGGCTTTTATGAGGAAGGCGATATCAGATATGATAGAATCAGAAAGTAATTTTGAAGTTGTAGCTAAATTTAGAGATGGTAGAGAATTAGTTGAGAAGGTAGAGAAGTACAATCCGGACCTTATCACATTAGATGTACATATGAGGGATTTAGACGGACTTGCAACTCTTAAAGAATTAAAAAGACTTGGGAAAAGTTATCCTGTAATAATGCTTAGTAGTTCAACTACAGAAGGATCGGAACTAACTTTAGAATGTTTAGATAATGGAGCTATTAGCTTTATAACTAAGCCATCAGGAAGTATTTCGCTAGATATAGCAAAAGTTAAAAATAACTTAATAGAACAAATAAAAAGTATAACTAGCAATGTTAATTCTAGAAAGAAGTTAACAAGTTTAGAAGCTAATAAAAATAACCCAATAACTAATAATGAGATTGGTTTAAATAATCCCAATATAATAAAAGAAAAAACTATACATAGGGTGAATAGTATACCTAAAAATAAAAAGATAGATGCAGTTGTAATTGGGGCATCTACTGGAGGCCCTAAGGCTCTTCAGGAGGTGTTAACCAAATTACCTAAAAATTTAGGTGTACCAGTTTTTGTAGTTCAGCACATGCCAGAAGGTTTTACAAAAGTATTTTCTGAAAGACTAGATAAAGCTTGCAATATGAAAGTGGTTGAGGCAACGGAAGGTATGAGGATTAGTAATGATACAATATATATTGCTAAGGGTGGTCAACATATGACTGTAGGATCAAATAATTTAATTCACTTAAATGAAGAGCCGCCTATATGGGGAGTAAGACCAGCAGTTGACAAGTTATTTAATTCTGCTATAAAAGTGTACAGAGGAAATTTAATATCTGTAATTCTTACAGGAATGGGCAGAGATGGTGCTGATGGAACTGCAAACATAAAAGATAATGGTGGTATAACAATTTCAGAGGATAAATCTACATGTACAATTTATGGTATGCCAAAGGCTGCGTTTGAAACTGGAAAAGTAGATTTAGTGGCTCCGCTTAATGAAATAGCTGAAAATATAGTAAAAATAATTAAACAGTTATAG
- a CDS encoding CheR family methyltransferase, with the protein MDFNEFHKWVHKELGINLSAYKPEQLNRRINSLMTRVGIKTLDEYSKSIKSNPEQRQKFLDFITINVTEFFRNPELFTDLEKQIAKELLPNNSSLKIWSAACSIGCEPYSLGIILDKLAPNGRHNIIATDIDDTILSRAKLGEYTQNEMKGVNNTDLSKYFKVRDDKYYVESKIKNMVTFKKHDLILDRYDTGFDLIVCRNVVIYFNNDVKQEIYKKFSNSLKKGGLLFVGATESIYNYRDYGFEKASTFIYKKI; encoded by the coding sequence ATGGATTTTAATGAATTTCACAAATGGGTTCATAAAGAGTTGGGTATAAATTTATCAGCATATAAGCCAGAACAGCTAAATAGAAGAATAAACAGCTTAATGACAAGGGTTGGTATAAAAACATTAGATGAATATTCCAAGTCTATAAAAAGTAATCCAGAGCAAAGACAAAAGTTTTTAGATTTCATAACAATAAACGTAACAGAATTTTTTAGAAATCCAGAATTATTTACTGATTTAGAAAAACAAATTGCAAAGGAGTTACTACCAAATAATTCAAGTCTAAAAATTTGGAGTGCAGCTTGTTCAATAGGCTGTGAACCATATTCATTAGGAATAATATTGGATAAGTTAGCGCCAAATGGAAGACATAATATAATAGCTACAGATATAGATGATACTATACTTTCTAGAGCAAAGCTTGGAGAATATACTCAAAATGAAATGAAAGGTGTAAATAATACAGATTTAAGTAAATATTTTAAAGTAAGGGACGATAAATACTATGTAGAGTCTAAAATTAAGAATATGGTAACTTTTAAGAAACATGATTTGATTTTAGATCGATATGATACTGGCTTTGATTTAATTGTTTGTAGAAATGTAGTTATTTATTTTAATAATGATGTTAAACAGGAAATTTATAAAAAATTCAGTAACTCATTAAAAAAGGGTGGGCTTTTATTTGTAGGAGCTACAGAGAGCATTTATAATTATAGAGACTATGGATTTGAAAAAGCATCAACCTTTATTTATAAAAAGATATAG
- a CDS encoding aminotransferase class IV gives MEDKIIYEVLRVIDRKSIFLESHLKRMKNSFNLINEEFLVSYEEISKEIEELIESENRSEGNIKITFGVNEKKLRVFFIEHSYPSDEMYMNGVNTILYFGERENPNAKIINDTFRERVNKEIKDNNAYEAILVDSNGHVTEGSRSNIFMVKGNKLLTSPVKAVLPGVTRGEIIDIANKVGVEVEEVEYKYSDIDKLDGMFISGTSPKILPIKTVNSINFNADNNLIRKLMKEYDDEIEKYIKNH, from the coding sequence ATGGAAGATAAAATAATTTATGAAGTTTTAAGAGTAATAGATAGAAAGTCAATTTTTCTAGAAAGTCATTTAAAAAGAATGAAAAATTCTTTTAATTTAATAAATGAAGAATTTTTAGTAAGTTACGAAGAAATAAGTAAGGAAATTGAGGAACTAATAGAAAGTGAAAATAGATCTGAAGGAAATATAAAAATAACATTTGGAGTAAATGAAAAAAAGCTAAGAGTATTTTTTATTGAACACTCATATCCATCTGATGAAATGTATATGAATGGGGTTAACACTATACTTTATTTTGGAGAAAGAGAAAATCCTAATGCGAAAATAATAAATGATACCTTTAGAGAAAGAGTTAATAAAGAGATAAAGGATAATAATGCGTATGAAGCTATTTTAGTCGATTCAAATGGGCATGTAACAGAAGGCAGCAGATCAAATATTTTCATGGTTAAAGGAAATAAACTTCTTACATCACCTGTAAAAGCTGTACTACCGGGAGTAACTAGAGGAGAAATAATAGATATTGCAAATAAGGTTGGGGTTGAAGTCGAGGAAGTAGAATATAAATATTCTGATATAGATAAATTGGATGGAATGTTTATTTCGGGTACATCCCCTAAAATATTACCCATAAAAACAGTAAATAGCATAAATTTTAATGCAGATAATAACTTGATTAGAAAATTGATGAAAGAATATGATGATGAGATAGAAAAATATATAAAAAATCATTAA